A genomic stretch from Coffea arabica cultivar ET-39 chromosome 10c, Coffea Arabica ET-39 HiFi, whole genome shotgun sequence includes:
- the LOC113714986 gene encoding protein WHAT'S THIS FACTOR 1 homolog, chloroplastic-like — protein MRCNSKMAIGKHLRGILYWNVGLFDGPYRSHVHRKFSLWSMKKDPDLESALSRNRRWIVNNQIKNILLRCPNQVASVKFLQKKFKTLDLQGNALNWLKKYPCCFEVYLENDEQYCRLTKQMMALVDEEECLKDMQEPVFAERLAKLLMISSNQRLNVMKLNELKRNFGFPDDYLIRIVPKYPELFRVVNYTGRRSSMEIELKTWNPNLAVSAIEKIALKEGRPPGFSCSLPSSWVKSWERFEEFNSTPYISPYTDPGSLVEGSKEMDKRIVGLVHELLSLTLWKKLSILKLSHFRKEFCLPEKLNVLLLKHPGVFYVSNKYQIYTVLLREGYSGSELIDKDPAVIVKDKFGELMQEGLHEYNQRHYLLNLEKKRKKGMITSRPEKKNNLRNEMSENEDQGGDIGGIFDPEERKRFYKILFDDSAP, from the coding sequence ATGAGATGTAATTCGAAAATGGCGATAGGCAAGCATCTCAGAGGTATTTTGTATTGGAACGTTGGCCTATTTGATGGCCCATATAGGTCTCACGTTCACAGGAAATTTTCACTCTGGTCAATGAAGAAAGATCCAGATCTTGAATCTGCTTTATCTCGCAACCGTCGTTGGATAGTAAATAATCAAATTAAGAATATCCTTCTTCGGTGCCCGAATCAGGTGGCATCAGTCAAGTTTCTTCAGAAGAAGTTCAAGACTCTTGATCTTCAAGGGAATGCTCTCAATTGGCTTAAAAAGTATCCCTGTTGCTTTGAAGTCTATCTTGAGAATGATGAGCAGTATTGTCGATTAACAAAACAAATGATGGCTTTGGTTGATGAGGAAGAATGTTTGAAGGATATGCAAGAGCCTGTGTTTGCAGAGCGATTAGCAAAGTTGTTGATGATTAGCTCAAATCAAAGGCTTAATGTGATGAAGCTGAATGAATTGAAGAGGAACTTTGGCTTTCCCGATGACTACTTGATTAGAATTGTACCAAAGTATCCTGAATTATTTAGAGTTGTTAATTATACTGGAAGGAGAAGTTCAATGGAAATCGAGCTCAAAACATGGAACCCTAATCTAGCAGTTTCTGCAATTGAAAAAATAGCTCTAAAGGAGGGTCGACCTCCAGGTTTTTCTTGTTCATTGCCTTCTTCCTGGGTAAAATCTTGGGAAAGGTTTGAGGAATTTAATTCAACACCATACATTTCACCATACACTGACCCTGGTAGTTTGGTGGAGGGATCAAAGGAAATGGACAAAAGAATCGTGGGTTTGGTGCATGAATTATTATCACTGACCTTGTGGAAGAAATTGTCAATTCTCAAGCTAAGCCATTTCAGAAAAGAATTTTGCTTGCCTGAGAAGTTAAATGTCTTGCTGCTTAAGCATCCTGGTGTCTTCTATGTCTCAAATAAATACCAGATTTACACAGTCCTGCTTAGAGAAGGATATAGTGGATCTGAATTGATTGACAAGGATCCGGCAGTCATTGTGAAGGATAAATTTGGAGAACTCATGCAGGAGGGGCTTCACGAATATAATCAAAGGCACTATTTGctaaatttagaaaagaagagaaagaaaggcATGATCACATCCAGACCTGAGAAAAAGAATAATTTGAGAAATGAAATGTCTGAAAATGAGGATCAAGGTGGAGATATTGGTGGCATATTTGACCCAGAAGAAAGAAAGCGATTTTACAAAATTCTCTTTGATGACAGTGCTCCATGA
- the LOC113714803 gene encoding uncharacterized protein: MVDQEEEDLKMALRMSMQTEPPEPKRSKPGENTSAGGGEESVESQEMRNRRMKRELMAGAAEKRMMAAKNAANAAAPMPATVPVAKVEKSGGEERRCGGGVAAEGVSKEKNIALLKCENRMGNLGKELSLMEAQQLFLMIFGGGVTKDILAQWSNQGIRFSPDPETSMGLVQHEGGPCGVLATIQAFVLKYLLFHLEDSGDSAPGMARITDPRSSKSECIAADIFSSLSEDRKSRALVRSMCEILFLCGNNETAVIASIGVLHGDEDSSKDEVILKVLEGFAIESGLDLQKALRVETYTSRTSAVQRLEAMLPIFRSRMGAILFLISALLSRGLDSVQADRDDPSQPLVTAPFGHASQEIVNLLLSGRAVANVFDGRVDLGSGMLVKGISSTVDVGFLTLLESLNFCKVGQYLKCPKWPIWVVGSESHYTVLFALDTKVQEENEFESRETRIRRAFDAQDQSGGGGFISVEGFHQVLRDTGINLPAEKVEHLCNTGFIVWSEFWQVLLDLDKSLGGLKDSTGMMGKKVFDLYHFNGIAKSVPNGSQAASGNEIPIQRPRLTKLRVSVPPRWTPEEFMADVAVSSSSGINEPTRKEAAAEASKPEPSQHAPLVDCIRTRWPRATCNWDGDAPSIV; the protein is encoded by the exons ATGGTGGATCAAGAAGAGGAGGATTTGAAGATGGCGTTGAGGATGAGCATGCAAACGGAGCCGCCGGAGCCGAAGAGGAGTAAGCCGGGGGAGAATACTTCGGCCGGCGGTGGGGAGGAGTCGGTGGAGTCGCAGGAGATGAGGAATCGACGGATGAAGCGGGAGTTAATGGCCGGGGCAGCGGAGAAGCGGATGATGGCAGCGAAGAATGCTGCTAACGCGGCGGCACCTATGCCGGCGACTGTGCCAGTGGCAAAGGTGGAGAAGAGCGGTGGGGAGGAGAGAAGGTGTGGTGGTGGAGTTGCGGCGGAGGGGGTGAGTAAGGAGAAAAATATCGCCCTGTTGAAATGTGAGAATAGAATGGGGAATTTGGGGAAAGAGCTATCGTTGATGGAGGCTCAACAGttgtttttgatgatttttggaggAGGTGTCACAAAAGATATACTTGCGCAGTGGAGTAACCAGGGCATTAG GTTTAGTCCTGATCCAGAGACATCTATGGGCTTAGTTCAGCATGAGGGTGGTCCCTGTGGTGTCTTAGCAACCATACAA GCTTTTGTCCTCAAATATCTTCTTTTCCATCTAGAAGATTCAGGTGATTCTGCACCAGGCATGGCCAGAATTACAGATCCAAGATCCTCCAAAAGTGAATGCATTGCAGCAGAtattttttcttccctttcagAAGACAGAAAATCCAG AGCTTTGGTGAGAAGCATGTGTGAAATACTCTTTCTCTGTGGAAATAACGAAACAGCTGTAATAGCGTCCATTGGTGTTCTTCATGGTGATGAAGACAGTTCAAAGGATGAA GTCATCTTAAAAGTACTTGAAGGATTTGCAATTGAATCAGGGCTTGACTTGCAGAAGGCCCTGAGAGTGGAAACTTATACTTCAAGGACTAGTGCAGTACAAAGACTTGAAGCAATGCTTCCCATTTTCAGAAGTCGTATGGGAGCAATCCTGTTCTTAATATCTGCTCTGCTGTCTCGTGGACTG GATTCAGTTCAAGCAGACAGGGATGATCCTAGTCAACCACTGGTCACTGCTCCATTTGGGCATGCCTCACAG GAAATTGTGAACCTCCTGCTTTCTGGGAGGGCTGTTGCAAATGTGTTTGATGGAAGGGTGGACCTTGGCAGTGGCATGCTTGTCAAAGGCATTTCATCCACTGTAGATGTTGGATTTCTAACTTTGCTGGAGTCCCTGAACTTCTGCAAAGTTGGTCAGTATTTAAAGTGCCCAAAGTGGCCAATATGGGTTGTGGGCAGTGAATCTCATTATACAGTTCTATTTGCCCTTGATACCAAGGTTCAGgaggaaaatgaatttgaaagcaGAGAAACAAGGATCAGGAGGGCTTTTGATGCCCAAGATCAGAGTGGAGGTGGTGGGTTCATTAGTGTTGAGGGTTTTCATCAAGTTCTGAGAGATACAGGCATTAACCTTCCTGCTGAGAAGGTGGAGCACCTTTGTAATACAGGTTTTATTGTATGGAGTGAATTCTGGCAAgttcttttggatttggataagagtttaggAGGTTTGAAGGATTCAACTGGGATGATGGGCAAGAAGGTATTTGATCTGTATCATTTCAACGGAATTGCAAAATCAGTCCCCAATGGAAGCCAGGCAGCTTCCGGAAATGAAATCCCAATACAAAGACCGAGACTAACCAAATTGCGGGTTTCAGTGCCTCCAAGGTGGACGCCTGAGGAGTTCATGGCAGATGTAGCAGTGTCCTCCAGTTCAGGAATCAATGAGCCTACTAGAAAGGAGGCTGCTGCTGAGGCGTCCAAACCGGAACCCTCTCAGCATGCACCTTTGGTCGACTGCATTAGAACGCGATGGCCTCGTGCTACTTGCAACTGGGATGGGGATGCACCTAGTATTGTTTGA